A single region of the Biomaibacter acetigenes genome encodes:
- a CDS encoding sugar nucleotide-binding protein, giving the protein MGKIKNGEKVVAGADQYSQPTYVDMVADVIAKLIDTEYYGIYHVSNSGSASRYEFHKAVLEYLGMDDSNLIPASDVNMNRPAVRQRYVAMHNLALEATLGIKLPPWEEALRMCLDKMKSMNLVP; this is encoded by the coding sequence GTGGGCAAAATTAAAAATGGAGAAAAAGTGGTGGCTGGGGCCGACCAGTACAGCCAGCCCACTTATGTGGACATGGTGGCCGATGTCATTGCGAAGCTGATTGACACCGAATATTATGGTATATACCATGTTTCAAATTCCGGTTCAGCTTCAAGATACGAATTCCACAAGGCAGTGCTTGAATATTTAGGCATGGATGACTCCAATTTGATCCCGGCCTCGGATGTGAACATGAACCGGCCCGCTGTGAGACAACGGTATGTGGCCATGCACAACCTTGCTCTTGAAGCCACCCTTGGCATCAAGCTGCCGCCATGGGAGGAAGCCCTCAGAATGTGCCTCGATAAAATGAAATCCATGAATCTGGTACCTTAA
- a CDS encoding THUMP domain-containing class I SAM-dependent RNA methyltransferase has protein sequence MTEIELVAPTLFGIEAITTREIKRLGYTDTFVEDGRVTFKGDETAICRANLWLRTAERILVKVGEFNATTFDELFEGTKALPWDEWLPGDAAFPVKGHSLKSKLFSIPDCQAIVKKAVVEKLKKKYKKNWFEEKGPLYRIQFSLMKDRVTLMIDTSGEGLHKRGYRALSNEAPLRETLASAMVQLSGWTYDRPLLDPFCGSGTIPIEAALIGANIAPGIEREFTAEKWPNIPKKLWWDVRKEAHESAVKDVKLQIYGSDIDEKAVKLSRDNARKAGVDQYITFEKKDVRNIIPRGDYGCIVCNPPYGERLGELKEVEKLYRDMGHIFKKLDTWSYYILTSHEGFERVFGRKADKNRKLYNGMIKCYYYQYFGPRPKGNGNT, from the coding sequence ATGACAGAAATAGAATTGGTAGCGCCAACACTTTTTGGAATAGAAGCTATAACAACCCGGGAGATAAAAAGGTTGGGATATACAGACACTTTTGTGGAAGACGGCAGGGTAACCTTTAAAGGCGATGAGACTGCCATATGCCGGGCGAACCTGTGGCTTCGGACCGCCGAGCGGATTTTAGTGAAAGTCGGTGAGTTCAATGCCACAACTTTTGATGAACTCTTTGAAGGCACTAAAGCATTGCCCTGGGATGAATGGTTGCCCGGAGATGCGGCATTCCCAGTAAAGGGTCATTCACTGAAATCAAAGCTTTTCAGCATACCCGATTGTCAGGCCATAGTGAAAAAGGCTGTTGTGGAAAAACTAAAGAAAAAATACAAAAAGAATTGGTTTGAGGAAAAAGGCCCCCTTTACCGCATTCAGTTTTCTCTCATGAAGGATAGGGTCACGCTGATGATAGACACCAGCGGAGAAGGACTGCACAAAAGGGGATACCGGGCCCTTTCCAACGAAGCTCCGTTAAGGGAAACTCTTGCATCCGCCATGGTGCAGCTATCCGGCTGGACATACGACAGGCCCCTTCTCGATCCCTTCTGCGGTTCCGGCACCATACCCATCGAAGCAGCACTTATAGGTGCCAATATAGCTCCGGGCATTGAGCGGGAGTTTACCGCTGAAAAATGGCCCAACATACCAAAAAAGCTCTGGTGGGATGTCAGAAAAGAAGCCCATGAATCTGCAGTAAAGGATGTAAAGCTTCAGATCTACGGTTCAGACATAGATGAAAAGGCAGTCAAACTTTCCAGGGATAATGCACGAAAGGCCGGTGTAGATCAATACATTACTTTTGAAAAAAAAGATGTGAGAAACATAATTCCTCGGGGCGACTATGGATGTATAGTATGCAATCCACCGTACGGGGAAAGACTGGGAGAATTAAAAGAAGTTGAAAAACTTTACAGGGATATGGGACATATATTTAAAAAGCTCGATACCTGGTCCTACTATATCCTTACATCTCATGAAGGCTTTGAAAGGGTCTTCGGCAGGAAGGCAGATAAAAACCGCAAGCTCTATAACGGCATGATAAAATGCTATTACTACCAATATTTTGGACCAAGGCCGAAGGGGAACGGTAATACCTAA
- a CDS encoding SDR family oxidoreductase, which translates to MNRMLDKNFELCYTGIKRHSKGKGDTYYESFSYRCIGASGRGHLQCRPKNHEVRALKGKADGDITDAGDIIGKIDDFNPDVVVHAAAIKDPDTAEKDPRMAYLVNCIGVRNVALAAQKIGAKMLYISTESVFDGEKRAPYYEYEKPNPVNVYGQTKLMGEQITMSLIKNYFIVRLPLLFGYTGKPQDNIILKKRGQN; encoded by the coding sequence ATGAACCGAATGTTGGATAAAAATTTTGAATTATGTTATACTGGTATTAAAAGACACAGTAAAGGGAAGGGTGATACTTACTATGAGAGTTTTAGTTACCGGTGCATCGGGGCTTCTGGGAGAGGCCATCTGCAATGCCGTCCAAAAAATCATGAAGTAAGGGCGCTAAAAGGCAAAGCCGACGGGGATATCACCGATGCCGGGGATATTATTGGGAAAATAGATGATTTTAATCCGGATGTGGTAGTTCATGCCGCTGCCATAAAGGACCCGGATACTGCTGAAAAGGACCCGAGGATGGCGTATCTTGTAAACTGTATCGGTGTCAGGAATGTAGCCCTGGCGGCCCAAAAAATCGGGGCAAAGATGCTGTACATATCCACCGAGTCGGTGTTTGACGGGGAAAAGAGGGCGCCATATTATGAATATGAAAAGCCCAACCCGGTAAATGTCTACGGACAGACAAAGCTCATGGGAGAGCAAATTACCATGAGCCTCATAAAAAATTATTTTATCGTGCGCCTGCCGCTTCTGTTTGGATATACCGGCAAGCCTCAGGATAATATCATTTTAAAAAAACGTGGGCAAAATTAA
- a CDS encoding GGDEF domain-containing protein, with the protein MSEFAKKIAEKYGQTFSVILLDIDHFKAINDTFGHVAGDKVLKKVCRTIKNNIRETDIFGRLGGEEFMVILPETHKEQAFVVAERIRQDISNITWAGQDMKITVSGGVYQYNNEKLIELLKKVDNFLYQAKNSGRNRIKSDIS; encoded by the coding sequence ATGTCTGAATTCGCTAAGAAAATAGCTGAGAAATATGGCCAAACATTTTCTGTTATTCTCCTGGATATAGACCATTTCAAAGCAATCAACGATACTTTTGGACACGTTGCAGGTGACAAGGTTTTGAAAAAAGTATGCAGGACCATAAAGAACAACATTAGAGAAACGGATATATTCGGTCGTCTGGGCGGTGAGGAATTCATGGTGATTTTGCCCGAAACTCATAAAGAGCAAGCATTTGTTGTAGCCGAAAGAATAAGGCAGGATATTTCAAATATAACCTGGGCGGGTCAGGATATGAAAATAACCGTCAGCGGTGGTGTCTATCAATACAACAATGAAAAATTAATCGAGCTTTTAAAAAAAGTGGATAACTTCCTTTACCAGGCGAAAAACAGCGGAAGAAATAGAATAAAATCAGATATCTCCTGA